The Methylomusa anaerophila genome has a segment encoding these proteins:
- a CDS encoding RNA-binding protein, which produces MKSINFSPENYYCRAGDKDYRQQGTVRLGDKTKKYCEDEVVWITVGKPVAGRKKVYTAIIDRILVKKISNLSRQDLQIENPNITSISQMQQFLSRTYNTPVNQDDIVTVILFTEVLE; this is translated from the coding sequence ATGAAATCAATAAACTTTTCACCGGAAAACTACTACTGCCGTGCCGGCGACAAGGATTATCGCCAACAGGGTACCGTACGTTTAGGTGATAAAACCAAAAAATATTGTGAAGACGAAGTAGTCTGGATAACGGTAGGCAAACCGGTTGCCGGCAGGAAAAAAGTATATACTGCTATTATCGACCGAATTCTGGTAAAAAAAATATCGAATCTTTCCCGCCAGGATCTACAAATAGAAAATCCCAATATCACCAGCATTAGCCAAATGCAGCAGTTCCTTTCCAGGACCTACAATACTCCGGTAAATCAAGACGATATTGTGACCGTGATCCTGTTTACGGAAGTATTGGAATAG
- a CDS encoding PucR family transcriptional regulator, with protein MISCREVINLRSLAKIKVVAGHAGLDRIVRWVHFLDLPDVVPWVQGGELLFITGIGLNGDTQRLADVVRGIIAKKLAGLVIYIGPYIKETPVEVITLAEEAKFPVFELPWEVKLVEVTQEVCSFIVMKQTEERSLNDLLEQILFRSLEDPELLSQRAAYYGYDLSKPHQVAIINPTNLALFIQEKNLKDEKALVAFKIRFEQTVREILTMRSTKILSMLRLDEVILLLPHEKKITGSRYNIAILADIVEKLSAKMPGLEIAAGLGGRFEDLRGARPSYIQANKALRFAAFKTVSRPIYAYERLGIYKLLFEIEPAKLASYYQDVIQPLNDYDNDQQMELVASLFAYFEENGNAVKTARRLFVHRNTLDYRLKKVEEITGRNLNDAYDRLTLQLGVIIGKHLTREVDDLL; from the coding sequence ATGATAAGTTGCCGGGAAGTGATAAATCTGCGTTCACTGGCTAAGATTAAGGTTGTGGCGGGTCATGCCGGTTTGGACCGGATTGTGCGCTGGGTACATTTTCTCGATCTGCCGGATGTTGTCCCCTGGGTACAGGGGGGAGAGCTGCTTTTTATTACCGGCATAGGATTGAACGGTGATACGCAAAGGCTGGCAGATGTTGTGCGGGGCATTATCGCTAAAAAATTGGCTGGGCTGGTAATTTATATTGGCCCTTATATAAAAGAAACTCCGGTCGAGGTCATCACTTTGGCGGAGGAAGCAAAGTTTCCGGTTTTTGAACTGCCATGGGAGGTCAAGCTTGTCGAGGTGACTCAGGAAGTATGCAGTTTTATTGTGATGAAACAAACGGAAGAACGGTCGCTAAACGATCTTTTGGAACAGATTCTTTTCCGTTCGTTGGAAGACCCGGAACTGTTGAGTCAACGCGCAGCCTATTACGGCTATGATTTGTCCAAACCGCATCAAGTAGCCATCATAAACCCTACTAATTTAGCATTATTCATCCAGGAGAAAAATCTGAAAGACGAAAAGGCGTTAGTTGCCTTTAAGATACGGTTTGAACAAACAGTACGTGAGATTTTAACCATGCGCAGCACAAAAATCCTTTCGATGCTGCGGCTGGACGAAGTTATTTTACTACTGCCCCATGAGAAGAAAATCACAGGATCGCGGTATAATATTGCGATCTTAGCAGACATTGTGGAGAAACTTTCTGCTAAGATGCCCGGTTTAGAGATAGCGGCGGGTTTAGGCGGGAGATTTGAAGATTTGCGTGGCGCCAGGCCGAGCTATATTCAGGCTAATAAAGCCCTGCGGTTTGCCGCATTTAAGACTGTCTCCCGGCCGATTTATGCCTATGAACGTCTGGGAATTTATAAGCTGTTATTCGAGATCGAGCCCGCTAAGCTGGCTTCCTATTATCAGGATGTGATCCAGCCGCTCAATGACTACGATAACGATCAGCAAATGGAGCTGGTAGCCAGCCTGTTTGCTTACTTTGAAGAAAATGGCAATGCCGTAAAAACTGCCAGGCGACTCTTTGTCCACCGCAATACATTGGACTATCGTCTGAAAAAGGTTGAGGAAATCACCGGGAGAAATTTAAATGATGCCTATGACCGCCTGACGCTGCAATTGGGTGTAATTATCGGGAAACATTTGACCCGTGAAGTTGATGATTTATTGTAA
- the gabT gene encoding 4-aminobutyrate--2-oxoglutarate transaminase — protein MGKPEKLTEGLLQRKNNAVARGISNSTTIFVKEARGAVITDVEDRQFLDFYAGIGTLNVGHCPEPVVKAIQSQAAKLLHSCFMVTMYEPYVALAEMLNSITPGSFPKKTMFANSGAEAVENAVKIARHAAKKTGIISFECAFHGRTLMTMSLTSKVKPYKYGFGPLAPDIYKVPSAYCYRCHYQSTYPGCGLHCLDNFERFFTAEIDAEHIAAMIIEPIQGEGGFLVPPPEFLPGLKSICESKGILFIADEVQTGFARTGKMFAVEHWGVEPDLMTTAKSIAAGVPLSAVTGKAEIMDVPEPGNIGGTYGGNPLACAAGLETIRFIQDNGLCGRAEVIGRQTMTRLKALQERCPAIGDVRGLGAMIGIELVKDRQTKEPAKQLVGKVVADCLQQGLIILGAGIYGNVIRLLIPLVVTDEQLDRGLAILEESILRASAVS, from the coding sequence ATGGGCAAGCCGGAAAAACTTACGGAAGGACTTTTGCAAAGAAAAAATAATGCAGTTGCAAGAGGGATATCAAACTCCACCACAATTTTTGTTAAAGAGGCAAGGGGAGCTGTTATCACAGATGTAGAGGACAGGCAATTTCTTGATTTTTATGCGGGTATTGGCACTCTTAACGTCGGTCATTGCCCGGAACCGGTGGTCAAAGCTATCCAGAGCCAGGCGGCGAAATTACTCCATTCCTGTTTCATGGTGACTATGTACGAGCCTTATGTCGCTTTGGCTGAAATGCTAAATTCGATAACACCGGGGTCATTTCCCAAAAAGACGATGTTTGCCAACAGCGGGGCGGAAGCAGTGGAAAATGCAGTTAAAATCGCCCGGCATGCCGCCAAAAAGACAGGTATTATTTCTTTTGAATGTGCTTTCCACGGACGTACGCTAATGACCATGAGCCTTACCAGTAAAGTGAAACCGTATAAATATGGATTCGGTCCCTTGGCGCCGGATATTTACAAGGTTCCGTCCGCCTATTGCTACCGTTGTCATTATCAGTCCACATACCCCGGCTGCGGCCTGCATTGTCTGGATAATTTCGAACGTTTTTTCACAGCGGAAATTGACGCCGAACATATTGCGGCAATGATTATCGAACCCATTCAGGGCGAAGGCGGGTTCCTGGTACCGCCGCCGGAGTTTTTGCCAGGTTTAAAATCCATCTGTGAAAGTAAGGGAATTTTGTTTATTGCCGACGAGGTGCAAACTGGTTTTGCAAGAACCGGGAAAATGTTTGCGGTGGAACACTGGGGGGTCGAACCTGATTTAATGACGACAGCCAAATCCATTGCCGCCGGTGTACCCTTAAGTGCTGTAACCGGCAAAGCGGAGATTATGGATGTGCCGGAACCCGGCAATATTGGCGGAACTTATGGCGGCAATCCTCTGGCCTGCGCTGCCGGGCTGGAAACTATCCGCTTTATTCAGGATAACGGTCTTTGCGGCCGGGCAGAGGTGATTGGCCGTCAGACTATGACAAGGCTGAAGGCTTTGCAGGAAAGATGTCCGGCAATCGGTGATGTCCGGGGCCTTGGCGCCATGATTGGCATCGAACTGGTCAAAGACAGGCAAACGAAAGAGCCTGCTAAACAGCTAGTGGGAAAAGTTGTGGCCGATTGCTTGCAGCAAGGGCTTATCATCCTTGGCGCCGGCATATACGGCAATGTGATTCGCTTGTTAATTCCCCTGGTAGTTACCGATGAACAGTTGGACAGGGGACTGGCAATTCTGGAAGAAAGCATCCTCCGGGCCAGTGCAGTATCCTAA